From one Triticum aestivum cultivar Chinese Spring chromosome 4B, IWGSC CS RefSeq v2.1, whole genome shotgun sequence genomic stretch:
- the LOC123090875 gene encoding PHD finger protein MALE MEIOCYTE DEATH 1, translating into MPSIRALVRLAAPHPPRAGAPEESPPQRRSGSSPSSSSASAPARPAAAPLPPQGPVYPLRDFPGSEAAALCGAFRDNARWLLARWAPVDAAGSSPGPAARRAFLSDDRTGAVVPVVAVEVPAASSPAPLCGLCRCAGWSHHWVSKRSYHFIIPADADWDRHFGTDGLLGRSDHLLHGLIHCNGFGHLFALRGRDGGSAFLSGHDIMDIWDRLCSALRVRAVSLVDFSRKHSMDLRLLLGVANGETWFTRWGYCLGRRCFNMSTSAYATALESLASLHVDHLRSRHVRRVVTIYRRLSNKPLITVSEFLRCLLDWKHHEAPLSPPPVKPCSRLPFLLPRPCTMKRSPPCKRFEDVIDLLHCRWSKKRMLNAAEVVVEKLLEHGNDAEMTRQAVRDAARVEIGDTGLLDFVIKSLGDTVVGNHIVRRLPSTVTRVLTFSLEEWGEPVQMDVDVQNTRPAAPWPSTVDVERDLCAVYRAMVEALSGAAQAVLDCKHWVKCWGLGDESDDQLRFLVEWRPQPWEAAELTRPLPSGEIVVVPVHTSIGELIIEAEHALRDTYCFFEEFQAESLDGITGEKWDPVVLGGAESGDTIGVHGHGADMETGLRCEGGLDMWEVRCVCGARDDDGERMVACDACDVWHHTRCVGIADSDAVPPLFLCILCGGALLAAGPILEEALTLAK; encoded by the exons ATGCCGTCCATCCGCGCGCTCGTGCGCCTCGCCGCCCCCCACCCGCCGCGCGCCGGCGCGCCGGAAGAGAGCCCCCCGCAGCGGCGTTccggctcctccccctcctcctcgtcgGCCTCGGCGCCCGCcaggccggcggcggcgccgctgccgccgcagGGCCCGGTGTACCCGCTGCGGGACTTCCCGGGGAGCGAGGCGGCCGCGCTGTGCGGCGCGTTCCGGGACAACGCGCGGTGGCTGCTGGCGCGCTGGGCCCCCGTCGACGCCGCCGGGTCCTCCCCGGGCCCCGCCGCGCGCCGGGCGTTCCTCTCCGACGACCGCACCggcgccgtcgtccccgtcgtcgccgtcgaggtgcccgccgcctcctcccccgccccgCTCTGCGGCCTCTGCCGCTGCGCCG GTTGGAGCCACCACTGGGTGTCAAAACGGAGCTACCATTTCATCATCCCGGCGGACGCGGACTGGGACCGGCATTTCGGTACCGACGGGCTGCTTGGGCGCAGCGACCACCTCCTCCATGGCCTCATCCACTGCAATGGCTTTGGCCACCTCTTCGCCCTCCGCGGCCGCGACGGTGGCTCGGCTTTCCTCTCTGGTCATGACATAATGGATATCTGGGATCGCCTCTGCTCTGCTCTCCGTGTCAG GGCCGTGTCTCTGGTGGATTTTTCTCGGAAGCACTCTATGGACCTCCGCCTCCTGCTCGGTGTGGCAAATGGTGAGACATGGTTCACCCGCTGGGGATACTGCCTCGGCAGGAGATGCTTCAACATGTCTACCTCTGCCTATGCCACTGCTTTGGAATCTCTGGCTTCACTGCATGTTGACCATCTTCGCAGCCGACATGTTCGTCGTGTGGTCACCATCTACCGGCGCCTATCCAACAAGCCTCTGATCACTGTCAGCGAGTTCCTCCGCTGCCTCCTTGACTGGAAACACCATGAAGCACCCCTTTCACCACCTCCTGTGAAGCCATGCTCCCGGCTCCCATTCCTGCTGCCGAGGCCGTGTACGATGAAGAGGAGCCCGCCGTGCAAGCGGTTTGAGGATGTGATTGACCTGCTCCATTGTCGATGGTCCAAGAAGCGTATGCTCAATGCAGCAGAGGTTGTTGTTGAAAAGCTGCTTGAGCATGGAAATGATGCTGAGATGACAAGGCAGGCAGTGCGAGATGCTGCCAGGGTTGAGATCGGCGATACTGGTCTCCTTGACTTTGTCATCAAGTCCCTTGGTGACACCGTTGTTGGCAACCATATTGTGCGCCGTCTTCCCAGCACTGTGACGCGTGTGCTCACGTTCAGCCTTGAGGAATGGGGAGAGCCAGTGCAGATGGATGTTGACGTACAGAACACCCGTCCTGCAGCACCGTGGCCGAGCACAGTGGATGTCGAGCGGGATCTGTGTGCTGTCTACCGGGCAATGGTGGAGGCGCTAAGTGGGGCAGCACAGGCCGTGCTGGACTGCAAGCACTGGGTGAAGTGCTGGGGCCTTGGGGATGAGTCTGACGATCAGCTAAGGTTCCTCGTTGAGTGGCGACCGCAGCCTTGGGAAGCTGCTGAGCTCACACGGCCACTGCCGTCAGGGGAGATCGTTGTGGTGCCAGTCCATACATCGATAGGCGAGCTTATCATCGAGGCAGAGCATGCGCTGAGGGACACGTACTGCTTCTTTGAGGAGTTCCAGGCTGAGTCGCTCGACGGCATTACTGGGGAGAAGTGGGATCCAGTGGTGCTTGGTGGAGCAGAGTCTGGGGACACGATCGGCGTGCATGGCCACGGGGCGGACATGGAGACCGGGCTGCGGTGCGAGGGCGGGCTTGACATGTGGGAAGTGAGGTGCGTGTGCGGTGCGCGGGATGATGACGGCGAGCGCATGGTGGCCTGCGACGCTTGCGATGTATGGCACCACACGCGGTGTGTCGGCATTGCGGACAGCGACGCGGTGCCGCCATTGTTCCTGTGCATACTCTGCGGCGGCGCGCTCCTAGCAGCCGGCCCGATTCTGGAGGAGGCACTAACGCTAGCCAAGTGA
- the LOC123090876 gene encoding 26S proteasome non-ATPase regulatory subunit 8 homolog A, with the protein MDPKLVEVTQLFDRFKAAFKASNFDVCSTLLSQLKVLLTKFPSLPPLFQQTPNAVEELKLAREIYEQAVILSVKMEDQDAFERDFCQLKPYYMDTCGIIPPSSEEYPIMGANLLRLLVQNRIAEFHTELELLPAKALDNAYIKHGVELEQSFMEGAYNRVLSARQTAPHETYIYFMDLLVKTVRDEIAGCSEKGYDYLSINDAKQMFKFSSDKELEQYIAEEHPEWDVKDGRVLFQKVKESQPCKEIPAAPVINQTLGYARELERIV; encoded by the exons ATGGATCCGAAGCTGGTGGAGGTGACGCAGCTGTTCGACCGCTTCAAGGCGGCCTTCAAGGCCAGCAATTTCGACGTCTGCTCGACCCTCCTCTCGCAGCTCAAG GTCCTCCTCACCAAGTTCCCCAGCCTACCCCCGCTGTTCCAGCAGACGCCCAACGCCGTGGAGGAGCTCAAGCTTGCGA GGGAAATTTATGAGCAGGCAGTTATTTTGAGTGTGAAAATGGAAGACCAAGATGCATTTGAAAGGGACTTCTGCCAGCTCAAGCCGTATTACATGGACACATG TGGCATAATTCCTCcatcatcggaggagtacccaatCATGGGGGCTAACCTTCTGAGGCTGTTAGTCCAGAATAGAATTGCGGAGTTCCACACTGAGCTGGAGCTTCTTCCCGCCAAAGCGCTGGATAATGCTTACATCAAGCACGGGGTTGAACTCGAGCAGTCCTTTATGGAGGGCGCATACAACCGCGTGCTGAGCGCTCGACAAACCGCGCCGCATGAAACCTACATATACTTCATGGACCTTCTCGTCAAAACGGTTAG AGACGAGATAGCTGGGTGCAGCGAGAAGGGATATGATTACCTGTCAATAAACGACGCGAAGCAGATGTTTAAGTTCAGCTCCGACAAGGAACTGGAACAGTACATTGCGGAG GAACACCCCGAGTGGGATGTCAAGGATGGCCGGGTCTTGTTCCAGAAGGTGAAGGAGTCGCAGCCCTGTAAGGAGATCCCGGCGGCGCCGGTCATCAACCAGACCCTCGGCTACGCGAGGGAGCTGGAGAGGATTGTGTGA